AACGAACACGAATAAACACGTGCCGCCATCCACCTTCACAAGCTCGCTACATGGCGGGCTTTTTTTATTGAGCCAACCATGACCGATCAACCCGCAAGGCTGCTGACGATGGCCGAAGTCGTCAAGCGCACAGGTATTTGCCGCACAAATATTTACAGGCTAATCGCACGCGGCGAGTTTGCGCCCGTAGTTCGATTAAGCCCTTCCCGGATCGCCTTCCTTGAATCCGATCTAGCCGCATGGTTGCACTCAAGACGTGAAGGCAGCGCCGCGTTGCTCGCGACGCTCGAAGCAAGCCGCAAGACGCCTTCCAAGCCTACCTACGCACCGATTCACTTAAACCAACTCAGGCATGCGCCTGCAAACGATGCGGGCGATTTATACGGGAACACCAAATGACTGAACCGATTAAACGCGCTATCGACGGTAGTGCCACCGAGCTTGATGGCGTCGAGCGCTCAATAGACTTGCTGCGCATCTGCGCTTATGGAGGCGGTATCGGCTACGCGCGTTCGTCCGACCTCGCCGGCGAACAGGCTTTGCCGTCCGACAACCCGCAAATGGGGCCTGCCGAGGGCGCAGCCTGATTTTTTTAATGACGCGGTTCATAAGAGCCGCATCCCCCACAACAGTGATTGCAACCCGGCCAAAGCAGCGCTTAGGCTGGGTCAATATGGAGAATTTTTTTGGATCGACAACTAGTGTATCCCGGTCAAGTCCCGCTTGAAACGGACTTGCTGAACACAAACCGCAATATCATGTTGGCGCTCGGCGGTCTGATTGGCGACATTTTCGGCACTGGCAACACTTACAGCGGATTGAGTTGCGTCCCGACAATCCCGGCAACGCTCAACGTTACCGTGAATCCGGGTGGCGTCTATTCGCAACAGAATATCGACAACACCGCGTATAGCTCGCTGCCGTTGAACACGGCACAGCAGACGATGAAGCAAGGCATTCTAGCGACTGCCGTCAACCTCGCAACGCCCGCCCCCGCGACCAATGGATTTTCTGTCAACTACCTAATTTCGGCGGCGTTCCTCGAAGCCGACATTAACGCGGTCGTGCTGCCGTATTACAACGCGAGCAACCCGCAACAGGCGTGGAGTGGTCCGGGTGGCTTGGGTGCGCCTAACACGACGACCCGCCAAAACACGGTTTCGCTGACGCTTACGGCGGGCATTGCTGCGACGACCGGAACGCAGACAACCCCAGCAACGCCAGCGGGTCAAACGGCGCTTTATGTGGTCACGGTTGCCTATGGGCAAACGACCGTAACAGCCGGGAACATCACGAAGGTATCGAGCGCCCCAACGTTGCCGTCTAGCCTTCTGGCCGCGATCCAAACCGCGACTACCTCGACTGCGAGCGATACCGGGACCGCCAACGCGTACGCCCTGACGTTCTCGCCCCCGCTCGGCGCTCCTGTAGCTGGTGCGCCGTTCTGGATGAAGGTAAAGACGACCAATACGGGCGCATCAACGCTCAATGCGACGGGCACCGCTTACCCGCTGGTTGGTGGCGCTCATTCGCCGCTGCAAGGTAACGAACTTGTCGCAAACGGCTGGGCACTGATCGACTGGAATGCGACGCTGAACAGCTATGTTGTGTTGGAGTGTACCGGCGCATCGGTGCAGGTCGGCGCTGCCGTTTCTAGCGGGCAAGCGGTTCAGTTCGGGCAGGTTTCGGGTGTTGTGGGCCAAGTGCGCAACCTCGCAATGAACGTCTCGGCTGCGAGTGCTTCGGCCACCGCGACCGCTGATGAAATCATTGTCGAAAGCGCGTTGGGCGGATTGCGCTACTGCATTCCGAACTTCAACAAGACGATCAACCTCGCCACGACTGGCGCAGGCGGCATGGATACGGGCACGCCGCCCGCATCTGGCTTCGTCGCTCTGTACGCGATCTACAGCCCCGCGACTGGCGCAAGCGCGCTTCTGGCTACCAACGCGACAAGCGCAGTTCAGCCGGAAGTGTATGGCGGCGCAAACATGCCTGCTGGCTACGCCGCGTCGGCGCTGGTGTCGGTCGTGCCGACGAATGCGAGCGGTCAGTTCGTCATTCTGAATCAGCAGGACCGCACGGTGTCCATGCTGGGCGTAGCGATGTTTAGCACATCGACCACGGCGGGCACGCCGACGATAGTCAACAATTTGGCTGTCCCGCTGAACGCGCGCTTCTGCTCTGGCTTCATGCAGCCGGGCGCTAGCGCGGCTGGCAACATCGCGCTCAGTCTTTACGCCACATCTGCGGGCGGGGGCGCGAAAATCTTGGCTCAAACCATCTCGGGTTCTGGATCGATTGCAGTGCCATTCGAACGGCTCCGAATCGTCACCGCGCAACGTGCGTACTACACCGGCAGCGGATCGGGCACTGTGACCCTGGGCGCAACCGTCAACCAATACGAGTTCTGATATGCAAACGATTTGGCTAATGTACTCAGATGCGATCGAGGCGACTGTGGTCGGCTGGTCGAATTGGGAGCAAGCCCGCGAAACGTGGCCGACGCAAGAAGAGATGACGACCTCAGATTCTCGTTATGCGGCTTTCTATGCTGCCGCTCCGGATTGGGCGAAGGGCGGCATGCCAACGCCGGAATGACAACGGCGTCATTGAACAACTCGCCGCCCAAGCCGCTGACACACTGACCCGCTACCTACGCACTGATTCACCTAAGCAAACCCTGCACGCGCCCTGCAAACGATGCGGGCGCACACAACCAACATGACACAGGAACACAGCAGCATGACCACGACCCAACACGCCATCGAACGCGCATCGCAAGCCGCTTTTGACGTTTCCCAAGCGCATGCACGCCTTGCGGCACTCGAAGCCGACAACACGAAGCGGGGCAATACCTGCACGCTGATTTGCAACGAGCACGCACAAAAACGCGCTTGGGGCGCTGCGCAAGCTGACCTTGACGCGCTCGAAGCGGGCTTGCGCGCCGAAGTGGTTGCGATCAACGCCAACAAGGCGGAAATCGAAAACCTGAATCGCGTGGAAATCCCGCGCCTGAATACACAATCGTTCGCCATGCAGGTTGCGGCTGTGAGCGCATCGAACCGCAGCGCAGAAGTTGAATTTGAGGCCGCAACGCTGGCTTGGCTCGACGTGATTGGCGGCGAAGTTGGCGCGGCAGCAAAACGACTTCAAGACGCGTACAAGGCGATTGGCAAAACGTCCGGCCTTCGCCTTGACCATACGCCGGTTTCCGCAGTGAGCGCCGCCTAAAGAGTAATACCCCGCGTACCTGTCAGCAATCCCGCTGACGGGGCGCAAAACACTTTGGAGTAACACACTATGCCGACCATGAGCCAAGCCGACAAGGCAGCACTCGAAGCCCGTCTTAAAGCCGCCTACGCTGAGAACGGTAACGCCGAAGCCAACGCCGCAGCGCGGGCGCGCACCAAGGCAGCAAGCGCAATCGAATATGAGTCGCTGAAACGCGAAGCTATCCGCAAGGCGCAAGCACGCCGCTATGAAGCCCGCGCCGACCAACCGGAAACCGACAGCGTAGCGGGTCAGGATAATCGGCTGGAAGTCCTCGCTAAGAACTTGAGCGCGGGCGATTACGAGGCGGCAAAGCGCGACCTGTTGCGCAAGCCTTATCGTCCGGCGCGTGATACGAAGCTGGCAGGCGTCCACGCATCGGAATGATACCTGGCTGAACACAGGACATTGCGCGCCAGCACGCGGTTTTTAGTACCGTTTTACGGATGGGCGACGTTTGGCATGATTGCCGCCTTCGATGCGCCTGATTCGTAAAGCTATTTTCCTTCTGTCCACCAACGATCACACGCCCATCAGGGGCAAGTCCACACAACCGCACCGCTTTGCGCAGTTGCCCGCGTAATCACCTGGCGGGAAAGAGGGCATTGAGCAACGGCGGCGCGGCACTCTTAACCGGGTGTTGCGCCGCCTTTTGTCGTTTCTGGCTCGTCTGATTGCTGCCACGAAGGCGCGGTCTATGGCGGCCCGTCTTGATGCTGCTGAACCCAAACCGCGAACGCCTTCATTTCGTCCGTATCCGTTACGCCTAGCTTTTGAGCCATCGGTACGGCTCGCATGAGTAGATACGCGGGCTCCCACTCGCTAACATCAAGTTCTGTTTCTAGCGGGTCGTTTGCGTGCTTCGCTTGGTTGCGCGCCTTGTTCAGTATGTCGGCGATTAACGTTCGATGTTGCTTGTCTGTAAGCGCCGGGTCTGTATCGCCCCTGTGAAATTCTGCAACTTCATCAAGTGCGACCGGCAAGCCCGCACGCAATGACAGCTTCCCGAAAATTTCTTCCGCAGCGCCTGCAAGCGTAAGCGACGACAGGTAATCACCTTCGAAAAACAGCCGGATCGACGTGTTTAGCTGACGCTCTGCGGCTTCCTGTTTGGTGTATCGCATGCTGCCCCTCATTGTTTGACGCGCTGCGTGAAGTTGCGCGCCAAACCAGCATAGCAGGGCGCAAAGTTGCCCGCGAATTGCCGCTCTACGCCGCTGCTTTGCTCAAACACTCAAATGATGCGATGATGCGCAGAACCAACGAAGCAGGGCATGCCATGACCACGAAGAAACCCAGTGCAAAGCCGTCAAGTGCGGCAGTCGAACCCGCAAAGATGGTGCGAGTCAATTTCGAAGTGACGCCAGAAGAACACCGGCGGTTAAAGATTCACGCCGTTACCCAAGGCCGCACCATATCGGACATTTTGCGCGAGTACATCGCCACGTTGCGCGACTGACGAACAGCGCCGGAACTGCACCGCACTAGCCGCGCACTGACGGGGCTTTTTTACGGCTGTACGCGGATTTGCCTACTTAGGGCGACGAACGACCAAGCGGGGCAGGGCTTCGAGCGTCGCATACGGAACGCTGTACGGAAAAACATCCGTGTTTGAAGAAATGAGTAAATGATGTATTGATCAAATGAGTAAAATAGTTCATAGTTCGGTCACTGGCTCACGGCGAGCCTCAACGAACCGGATACGCGCACATGAGGGAATGACCATGCAAAAAGACGCCAACCGGCGCAAGCCGTACGCGCTGCGTCGTATTAGCGCCGCTGTTGATCGCTTGATTCTGGCGACTTCGGCGGCAGACAAGATGCGCGCCGCTAAGTGGGCAAATGCTTGGGCGGCGATTGCTGGCCTACCGGAGGGTGTATCACGTTCGCATCCGGCCAAATAGGCCGTTTTTCACCCGGTTTTCGCGGCTTAGAGTGCCGCGCGACCGATTGATAATCAGGGCGCGCAGTGCGGGCGACGCACCAGCCGCCAATTTACCTAACTGCACTGAATACATGAAAACCACTATCGCACTTCTGCTGACTGTTGCCACGCTTGCCGGTTGCGCCGGCTCGCCCCTCGAAACGCGCCTGACTATGGCGAAATCCCGCGACGCCTACAAAGCGTGCTTGATGGCGAAGGCGGGACCGTGCGACGCGGAGCGGGAAGCGTACAGCGCCGACCGCGAAGCCGCTGGCTTGTCCCCGATGATGGCCCCGCGCCCCGTTGTCGTCGTGCAGTAACGAATTTGCAGGACCGCGCCGGAACGGGGTTCCCGGCATCACATCAATGACTGGACCGTAGAAAAATGAACGAACAACAAGCAAACATCGCCGCCATGACAGAACAAGACTTCGCAGTAACGCTGACGATGTTCAAGCCGGAAGAACGCGCCGCATTGATGGAGGCGATGCGCGCAGCGGTTAAGGATGCCGCTACCGCCTGAAGTACCGCAGCACGCGTGACAAGGCCCGCCATCGAGCGGGCTTTTTTGCGTCTCTACAGTCTCTACAATCAGCAGCGGCCTTATGAACGCGAAGCAAACGCGGTTTAGCCTGCCACGCCGTGCGCCAAATCTCTACCCATGCACACGCGCAGAACCGCTGCCTTCATGCGTTTTGACGACATGTGACGAATGTCGTCATTCTCGAATATGTCACGCGCCGCTGCGCCAACGCTGCGCATGACATCAGGCGATGCGCCTGAGTTTGCAGTGACTGCCATTGCGACGAAATCATCTTCATCCGTGTTTGACGATAGCGATTCTTTCATTGCGACGGAGCCAACAGCCAGAAGCGAGCATGCCGTTCGATCGTGCGCATCGTTTGGATTCATGTCTCCGACCAACCCTTGCACCGCTTCGTCATCTTGCTGGTTGCGCGTGAGCGGCTTTGCAGGCGCTTCAATGACGGGAGAAGATACTGGCGCGGGCGTAGCATCAGGCGGGGCCGTGGCGACACTTTGGGGCGATGCAGTTGGCGTATCAGGCTGGTTTGAGATGACTGCAATGCATCCGCCAACGAACAGGAAGCCAATGAGCACGATTACCGTTGCTGTTTTTTTTGCCTTGAGCTTCTGTTCGTGCTGCTTGTTCATGCGCGCTGCGTAAATCTCGGCTTGCGTCTGCTCCGTGTTCATGTGATCCCCCGAATGCGTTGTAGTTGGTAGCGTTGCCGCGACACAATATCCGGATTGGGCGCGGTATACAAGCATCAATCTAGGAAGGTGCGATGACTAAAGCCAATGACGTAAAGCGGCAATGGCTGTACGACGAAGTGTGGCGCGTTCCGATGGCAGAAGTTGGCGAGAATCTAGGCATTTCACGCGAAACAGTGAGGTGGGCGTGTATCAAGCTGGGCATACCACGTCCACCGCAGGCCTACTGGGTTCATCTTTGGAAGGGGCATCCGCGCGACCCGCGCCCGTCGCTACTGCCGCTTGCAAGAGGGCAGCGTAGCTCAATCACTCGGGCGGATTTGTTGAAGCAGGAGCGTCCCAAGCGACGAAAGAACCCCGAATTGGAGAAGCGGCGTGCAGATGAGCGGAGGCGAATCCTTGATGAGTATCTTGAGCTTGAGCAGTTAAATCAGGAAGTTGACGATTGGCACCGCGCCGAACTGATGCGAGGCTATCTCGCCGAACTGGACCGCCGTCTCAGTGATGGCGGGCGGCAGGGAAGTGGTTATGAGGATTGGCGTATTAGGGCAGAGGCAGCAATTGTAGAACTAGACAAATCCAATTTGCGTGTGAAGATGTCAAAACGATAGTTGTGCCACTGTCTTGCTCCTGACGGCGCAATGTCGTAGGTGGGCCGCGTTTGAATCAGGCTAATGAAAGCTCTGTGCAAATGCAGCATCAAAAACACCTTGCAGGTTCAAGAGAACTGCATTATCCGGCCCTGTTAGATAAAGTGCTAACTCGCCTGTCGGAGTGCACAGTAAAACCGCCTTGGTAGGAGGTTTTTTCCCGACTGCCCCGGCTTGACCAAATGGAGTTACATCAGCGAACCCATTGTTGTTTAAGTAGCCTACTGCCCAAGTTTGGCAGACCCCCGGATTGGGGAAGCGTTGTGGATGCATACCAAAAATGACGTGAGGACCCTCGCTCATCTCTGTCTGCAAGGCCTGCAACGCAGCCTGCGCAGTGGTCAGTTGATTCCTCAGGTCAGAAACTTGGTTAGCAAGGCATTGTAAGTTTTGTCGTACGTCGGCCGCTTTATCATTGTCCAAGAGCACTGATCGGCAGTCTGCAAGCGCAGGGATTGATGTGACAGTCGCCAAAACGAGAACGTAGATATTCCGTTGCAATTTTTTCATTATCGGCAAACGATTGGTTGATCTTCTTTTGGGCCAGAGCATGGATTAGGCGGAGCGGCCTCAGCGGGCGCGACAGTTTGATGAGAGATCGGCGCGCTGCTGTCGGCTGAGTAGGTCATTACGGGGAACCACCCGCCATACCAAGAAACCTTAAATGGCAAGAACGCCTGTCCCAACGTAGCGAAAATGTAATAAACGACAATCACGACTATTAGCAGCCGACCAAACAGACTGCCGAGCAGCAGCTTTACAAGGGCAACAATCCAGTGGTCGCTTGCATTGTTTGATGAGTTGCCCCGGGCGGGCGTTCCTGTGTCTTCGGCCATCGTCCTCTCCCCGCGCAACTTACGTAACGTGTGACCTCTAGAGCATCTCAATTCAGAATAGGTCAAGTCTGATTGACAGTGCGAATTCGAAAAGCTCCGGACCGCCGAAACATAGACCATTCGACCGACCCACGTAGCGGTTCAGCGCCCTATAGCGGGGGGGCGGCGGAATGATGTAGAGGCATGCCAGCCAATGACTTTGGCGTCGAAGAACCGTAGTGCGCACCGAAATGTCCGAACGGAGTCGGCGCGTACGGAGTTTCAATGACCCTAGGGATTCAGCTGACAGGCAGGGAGGGACGTCGAGCGGGACCATTTCCGATAGAATCGCGACTGTCATCGTCCGGTCACATTGTCGCGACCGCGCAACACCGGGCAAATTATTTTTCGTCCCGATTTAGTACAAGCATTCTAGGCAATAACTAAGTGCTTGATTCTAATGAGAAAAAAGGCATTTATGTTCGGTCGATTCATGCCCACCGAGGGCAAGTTCTTTGAAATTTTCAATGCACACGCAACGTGCATCGTCTCGGCAAGCCGCGAACTCGAGCTGCTGATCGACAACCTGCAGGACGCCGAGACCCACAAGCAAAACGTGCAGAAAGCCGAGAAGGCCGCTGACAAGCTCACGCACGAAACCATCGACCTGCTGCACAAGACGTTCATCACGCCGCTCGACCGTGACGAGATCCACAAGCTGATCACCACGATGGACGACATCCTCGACCTGATGGAAGACGTCGCCACCGCCATTTCGCTGTACGACGTGCAGGCCGTGACCTCCGAGGCGAGCCAATTGGCGCACATCTGCACGGCAACCTCCGAGCGTGTGCAGTTCGCCGTGAGCCTGCTGTCCGACATGAAGCAGGCGAGCCAGATCCTGAAGGCCTGCGAGGACATCGACCGTCTGGAATCGGAAGCCGACCGTGTGCTGCGCTCGGCCATGTCGAAACTGTTCCGCGAAGAAGACAACGTCAAGACCCTGATCAAGCTCAAAGCGATCTACGAATTGCTCGAAACGATCACGGACAAGTGTGAAGATGTAGCGAACATCATCGAAGGCATCGTGCTGGAAAACGCATAATGCAATCGATACAACTCTCAATCTGGGTCGTCGCCGGCCTGGTCGCCGTCGCGCTGATTTTCGACTTCATGAACGGCTTCCACGACGCGGCGAATTCGATCGCCACGGTCGTCTCGACCGGCGTGCTGAAGCCGCAGCAGGCGGTGGCTTTCGCGGCGGCCTTCAACGTCATCGCGTATTTTGTGTTCCACCTGAAAGTGGCCTCAACCGTCGGCAAGGGCACAATCGACCCGAACATCGTCGACCATTACGTGATTTTTGGCGCGCTGGTCGGCGCAATCGGCTGGAATATCATCACTTGGCATTACGGCATTCCGTCGAGCTCCTCGCATGCGCTGATCGGCGGCCTGGTGGGCGCGGCGCTCGCCAAGTCGGGCTGGGGCTCGCTCAATTTCGACGGCCTGATGAAGACGGTGGCCTTCATCTTCATTTCGCCGCTGCTTGGCTTCGTGCTCGGCTCGTTCTTCATGCTGGCGGTGTCGTGGATCTACTTCCGCACGCCGCCGAGCAAGGTCGACCGGCGTTTCCGGCGCCTGCAACTGGTGTCGGCGGGCTTGTATAGCCTCGGCCACGGCGGCAACGACGCGCAGAAGACCATCGGCATTATCTGGATGCTG
The nucleotide sequence above comes from Paraburkholderia aromaticivorans. Encoded proteins:
- a CDS encoding helix-turn-helix transcriptional regulator — translated: MTDQPARLLTMAEVVKRTGICRTNIYRLIARGEFAPVVRLSPSRIAFLESDLAAWLHSRREGSAALLATLEASRKTPSKPTYAPIHLNQLRHAPANDAGDLYGNTK
- a CDS encoding DUF47 domain-containing protein encodes the protein MFGRFMPTEGKFFEIFNAHATCIVSASRELELLIDNLQDAETHKQNVQKAEKAADKLTHETIDLLHKTFITPLDRDEIHKLITTMDDILDLMEDVATAISLYDVQAVTSEASQLAHICTATSERVQFAVSLLSDMKQASQILKACEDIDRLESEADRVLRSAMSKLFREEDNVKTLIKLKAIYELLETITDKCEDVANIIEGIVLENA
- a CDS encoding inorganic phosphate transporter — translated: MQSIQLSIWVVAGLVAVALIFDFMNGFHDAANSIATVVSTGVLKPQQAVAFAAAFNVIAYFVFHLKVASTVGKGTIDPNIVDHYVIFGALVGAIGWNIITWHYGIPSSSSHALIGGLVGAALAKSGWGSLNFDGLMKTVAFIFISPLLGFVLGSFFMLAVSWIYFRTPPSKVDRRFRRLQLVSAGLYSLGHGGNDAQKTIGIIWMLLIATGYASSFADAPPLWVIGGCYLSMGVGTLFGGWRIVRTMGQKITKLKPVGGFCAESGGAITLFTASWLGIPVSTTHTITGAIVGVGATQKLSAVRWGVAGNIVWAWILTIPASAALSGAAWWLGHRFL